The window GGGTAGCCACACCAAACGGCTCATACACCGCTCCAACCTCCGGTGGCGTTCCGGGGGGCAGTTTCCAGGCACAAGCTTCGGGAATCAGTGCATATTCCGAGAAGACCCCGGGTGTGTGGACTCCTAGTATTGCCATCCGCTGGCATACATGTTGAAGACCCGTTCGGCACTGGTAGCAGTCTCCACAGGGAATGTGAGTCTCCCCCGCGACCAGGTCTCCGGGAGCGGCCTGCGTGACACCTTCGCCAACCTCCACAACCTCTCCGGAGAACTCGTGGCCGAACACCATCGGGGGTTTGATCCTTTTCTGCGCCCATTCAGTCCAGTCATATATGTGAATGTCCGTGCCGCATATCGCCGTGGCGAGAACTCGGACCAGCAGATGCCCTGGTTTGACCCGTGGCACTTCAACGTCCAGGAGTTGAGCGCCGGGTCCGGGGGTTGCCTTGACCAGGGCTTTCATAGTCCGAACCATAGTGACACCTTCTTTCATCGTATCGATTGCCGTCGTCGAATCACCTTGCCATCGGATCCGAACTCCTGGGGTCCGCGACTTATTACAATCGCCCCACCTTCGTCTATGACGAACGAATCCTCACACGTCATCGCATGCCCGTCGTAGGCACAGTGGAACTCCACACATCCGACCATGCCAGCATGGACCGGTCGCGTAACTCCGGGCTTGAACCCGAAAGTGTTGGACTCCTGGCGTTCTAATACGTGACCTATGTCACGTGGGTAGCCAGTTCGCCATGAAAAGCTGTCTGGCATGTAGCCATGCTTTCGGAAGACGCTCTCTTTCGCTCCCATCTGGTTTACGCCCATGGAGTGAATCTGCTCTCCAGTCATTCCAGGGAGTATCCCCGGGATCGTCTCTTCCAACATGACACGTTCCATAGCATCGAATACTTCCTCTGCGGCGTCCGAAGTGGTGACTGTTCTTGCGATGTCGCTGCACGCATGGAAGAGGCCATCATCGAACGCAAATACCCCGGCGTCGATCTTGAGGGAGTTAATGCCCTTCGAGAGCTTGTAGTTTCCTGGCCTAGACGGGTAGATGGTCCTCGATCCGGCATGGTTGTTGGTGAAGTAGAGTTCGAGGGTGACTGGAAGCTTGTTTTCGACAGCAAACTCCTTCAGTCGGCTCAGGTAGACTCTGTCGACGTCCTTTTCGGACACCTCGACCCCGGAGCAGATAGCTGTGTGGGCAAAAGCGGCCGCTCCATCAATTGCGTACCTGGAGGCCATTGCGCATATGACGAAGTACGGTATGTCGTAGTGGGCCTTCTCCTCCCGCCAATCGCGCATGACTCCGCCTCCGTCCGCCAGAGACACACCTGCATGACGCAGGTCCATTAACGCAGAAGCGCCGAGGGTGTCTTCTTCATACCCAACAAGCCCGGTTCCGGCAATGTCTTTGACAGCCGCAGCCATGCTAGGATACGTACGCTCCGCACAAAGNNNNNNNNNNACCTCCCAACCCTGAGGAGCCAGCACCCATGTCTCATCCCTGCCAACCAGGTAGAGCGCTGCGTATCCTCGATCCTCCGCGAGGGTTCCGCGCATGCCCGAAAGCTCCTGAAAGTCGGTGACCCAGATCCCCAGTATCGCAGACAGTCCTTTGTCCGAAGCCATCTTGTCCAACAGCTCAAAGCTGGTATTAGGTTGATTCTCGTACCAACGCGCCAGTCGGTCGTAGTCTGGGTGACCTTTCGTGAGGCGCCGGGCTATTTCGCTTACCTCAGCGCGATGGTGATTGAAAGCCCCAAGGACATCTCGACGACGCAGGCGGAACGCGTTTACCGCGACGGCAGGCTCCTGTTGGACCTGGACTTTCGTCAGCTTCTCCAGCTGAACCAGAACGGACGCGGGAGTAAAGGGATCTACAGTAACAGGCTCCGAACTGGCCAAAGCGACTACAGCATCTGCCACAGTCTCATGGACACCACTGATCGGCTTTGGGAGGAAATACGGTGCAAAGAAAACCACGGGCATAAGAGAGAAGCCGGCACCAGCTACGTTGCCGGTCTCAATCTGGCGAACCAACAGGTAGTTCCTGCCGTCTTTGGAGAGTACGAAGGGGAGCACGTGGCGACGGTCGTGGTACTGCGTGGCCGTCAGCATTGTCCCTTTCAGGCTGAGCCCGGTCAACTGCTCCACAGTGGTCTCAGATGAGTACAATACTGCCACTTAGATACACCTCACTTAAGGCTAGTTCCTCACGACTCCAGTTCCCCTACCACTTCGCGCAGGGCATCGGCGGCAGTCCGAACATCGTCCTCAGTGACGTAGTAGTGAGTGACGAATCTCACTGCGTATTTCTGCTGAGGAAGCGCCAACACATTGCGTCGCCCCAGTGCTTCTGTCACCTTCGCCGCCGGAACACCGAGCCCAGTGGTATCCATTCTCACGATGTTCGACTGAACCGTGCGCAGGTCCACCTTGACCCCGGGGATCTCAGCAATGGATTCCGCAAGGATTCGTGCAGTCTTGTGGTCTTCGCCAACACGGCCCGTCATTTTCTCAAGGGCAACAATGCCTGCCGCAGCCAGTACCCCAGACTGACGGAGGCCGCCTCCCAGCATCTTTCGTGCCTTCTTTGCCCGTTCTATAAAGTCCTTTGGCCCGGCCACCACAGCCCCTACTGGGCAACACAATCCCTTCGAAAGACAAAACGTCACTGAATCACAGCAGTCAGCGATCTCGCGCGTGGAAACCCCGAGTGCTGCGGCAGCGTTGAAGATGCGTGCGCCGTCAAGGTGGATGGGGATGCCATGCCTGACGCCGACATCGTGGATGGCCTTCATCTGCTCCACATTCATCACGGTGCCGCCCGCAACGTTGTGTGTGTTCTCGAGACAGATCAGGGTAGTGACCGGGAAATGGATGTTCTCCGGGCGGATCGCAGCCTCCACGTCTTCCGCCCTCATAATTCCCAGCTCCCCTTTTACTCTCCACGTCAGGAGCCCACCGATGGCGGCGGCGCCTGCCACCTCGTACCAGAAGATGTGAGAATCATGCTCCAGAATGATCTCATCACCCTTCTTGGTCCACGCCATCAAGGACACGAGATTGCCTTGGGTACCGCTGGTGACAAAAAGGGCGGCCTCCTTACCCAGCATCTCGGCGGACATTGCCTCGAGTCGCCTGGTCGTCGGATCCTCGCCGCGCGCGTCGTCCCCGACATCGGCGTAGTGCATAGCGACTCTCATCTCATCGGTTGGTTCTGTCACTGTGTCGCTCCGCAGGTCGATTCTGCCCTTGAGCATATAATCACCCTCCACAGAGCTTGCTGCTCCGGCCTTCCTTCACAACAGGACGGTGTCTCAGTCAGTCAATCATTCATGCCGCTTTCATGCCAACCATTTCTACTGTTCATTAGCGCAGTTCGGCCACTGCCTGACGCCGGTAAGCCCCGGTTGCCCATGTACAGGGCAATCGACATAAGACCTATGGGTGTTTCAATGTGCATCAGGTGGCGTCTCAACATGATTCGACTACCCGCGGGACCTACACAGCGCTGTGTCGGTTGGCTACTGGGTGTCTCTTTCCGGAATACTGTGGTAGATACCTGCTTGTTTGCTGACATATGCCTTTTCTCAGGCAGCTATCGAATCGGATAGGTCCCGTACTTGTTTACCGCAGCGTACATAGCACAGATGTTCTTGGGGGGGACATCGGGCTGGATGCAGTGAACTTGGTTGAAAACAAAGCCTCCGCCAGGCGCAAGATCATGGATGCGCCGGTTGACCTCTTGGTCGACATCAGCCGGAGACCCAAATTGAAGCACCGATTGAGTGTCGCAGCCTCCTCCCCAGAACACGAGGCAGTCCCCGAATTCCCGCTTCAGTTTCACGGTGTCCATATTGCTCGCGGTCACCTGGATAGGATTGAGTATGTCCACTCCTAT is drawn from Bacillota bacterium and contains these coding sequences:
- a CDS encoding aminotransferase class I/II-fold pyridoxal phosphate-dependent enzyme, coding for MLKGRIDLRSDTVTEPTDEMRVAMHYADVGDDARGEDPTTRRLEAMSAEMLGKEAALFVTSGTQGNLVSLMAWTKKGDEIILEHDSHIFWYEVAGAAAIGGLLTWRVKGELGIMRAEDVEAAIRPENIHFPVTTLICLENTHNVAGGTVMNVEQMKAIHDVGVRHGIPIHLDGARIFNAAAALGVSTREIADCCDSVTFCLSKGLCCPVGAVVAGPKDFIERAKKARKMLGGGLRQSGVLAAAGIVALEKMTGRVGEDHKTARILAESIAEIPGVKVDLRTVQSNIVRMDTTGLGVPAAKVTEALGRRNVLALPQQKYAVRFVTHYYVTEDDVRTAADALREVVGELES
- a CDS encoding M24 family metallopeptidase: LCAERTYPSMAAAVKDIAGTGLVGYEEDTLGASALMDLRHAGVSLADGGGVMRDWREEKAHYDIPYFVICAMASRYAIDGAAAFAHTAICSGVEVSEKDVDRVYLSRLKEFAVENKLPVTLELYFTNNHAGSRTIYPSRPGNYKLSKGINSLKIDAGVFAFDDGLFHACSDIARTVTTSDAAEEVFDAMERVMLEETIPGILPGMTGEQIHSMGVNQMGAKESVFRKHGYMPDSFSWRTGYPRDIGHVLERQESNTFGFKPGVTRPVHAGMVGCVEFHCAYDGHAMTCEDSFVIDEGGAIVISRGPQEFGSDGKVIRRRQSIR